The genomic interval GCCGTACAGACTGATGGTGAACTACTTCCTCGAGCGGATGGACAGAGCATGGATAGTGGAGGACCTCGCGACCGCCCTTGGCACGACCAAGGCCACGATCTACAGGCACATAAACAAACTCAAGGGGTTCGACGTGCTCGAGGAGATGAAGGTCGAGGATTCTGAGGGCAACTCTAGGAAAGGCTACCGGATACGGTACGGCAACCTGAGCAAGGCCTGGAATTTCACAGAGGCTCATGTCCAGGTCGCGATGGAGAACTACCGAAAGACGGTGGACCACCTGCAGGCGCTCGCGTCAAAGAGAGGTGAGAAGCATGCCAAGAAAAGATGAGGTCGTCATACTGACCCCTGGCTCTCTCTACAAGATCAAGAGCCTCGAGGTAAGGGACAAACCGATGGAGACTGTGGGGATATTCAAGGGATATGCCGCCGTGGCACATGACACCGCGCTCGTGATCGAGCTCGACAAGACGCACGGCGATGAGAAGGGCAGGCAGAGGCTGATCCTCTCCCACATGATCATCTGCATCGACGTCCTCAAGGCCGAGAAGGAGAAGGAAGAGAAGGAATCCGAGAGCAACGCGGTCTACTTCGGCTGAGCGCGGTTGCGATGAAGGTCCAGGTGGATGCGCTCCAAGCCAGGATAATCAACATTCTGAAGGACTGGTACCCGATCACAGTGGAGGAGCTCAGGGACGAAATCTCACTCCCATCCGGCGTTCTCGAACGAGCATTGAAGGCGCTCATGGTGAAGGGCGTGATTGAGCTCGAACCGCTGACTGACAAGACCTATATCCGACTCCTGGTGCCTGAGATCATGTTCGAGGTGGACAAGAAGGACCGCAGGCGGAAGAAGAAGTCCACGCCAAGCGAGGCACCGCCTCAGAATGATTCCATAATGTACGGATGAGTTGCGTGCGCGCATCCGATAATTAGATATCCGGACTCAATAGTAGGAGACGGCCGTGGACCACCTCGACGAACTCGTTCAAGCGCTGGTCCTGGGCGAGGTCGACTCTCGGGACGATCTTCTTCGGCTCAAGGCGAAGCTGTGCAAGAAACATAAGGTCGCGCGCGTTCCTGCCAACTACGAGATCCTTGAGCGCGTGCCTGATGAGTACAGGGAAGTCGTCGAACCGTTCCTCAAGAACAAACCAGTGCGCACCATGAGCGGCGTCGCCCCAGTTGCAGTCATGACCAGCCCGTTCGATTGTCCCCACGGTAGATGCTCCTACTGTCCAG from Candidatus Thermoplasmatota archaeon carries:
- a CDS encoding transcriptional regulator, with protein sequence MSFELNVVSNTPLTPLNDIDEVAILFLNQVGYFPKGYDPKTDVTDIRDSVPYRLMVNYFLERMDRAWIVEDLATALGTTKATIYRHINKLKGFDVLEEMKVEDSEGNSRKGYRIRYGNLSKAWNFTEAHVQVAMENYRKTVDHLQALASKRGEKHAKKR